In Montipora capricornis isolate CH-2021 chromosome 4, ASM3666992v2, whole genome shotgun sequence, a single genomic region encodes these proteins:
- the LOC138046821 gene encoding uncharacterized protein → MAKARTSVPKDYKNQCGIQVDVQEALPEIELRTYRSVSVQVGDELQFNKNKNSNYCNGLVLDKQRLSSTDSTGVIIEEDEEETSHEYICDCCCGCLLCERGYPWYSLRGKSCLWVLLLTPGYVVLGVIMLPFFILMTIAHCVAASFE, encoded by the exons ATGGCGAAAGCTCGCACCTCGGTGCCTAAGGATTATAAGAATCA GTGTGGCATACAAGTTGATGTGCAAGAGGCACTGCCCGAAATTGAACTCAG AACATACAGAAGTGTTAGCGTTCAAGTTGGAGATGAACTGCAgtttaataaaaacaaaaacagcaattATTG CAATGGTTTGGTACTCGATAAACAAAGGCTTTCATCTACTGACTCCACTGGGGTAATTatagaagaagacgaagaagagaCTTCTCACGAGTACATCTGTGATTGCTGTTGTGGATGTCTGCTTTGTGAACGAGGCTACCCCTGGTATAGCTTACGTGGCAAAT CGTGTCTTTGGGTCTTGCTTCTGACGCCTGGTTATGTAGTGTTGGGCGTGATCATGCTTCCTTTCTTCATTCTTATGACCATTGCGCACTGTGTAGCAGCTTCCTTTGAATGA